The Armatimonadota bacterium region AGTGCCGGCCACGACCTCGCGACCTACCTGGACGCGCCCGATTGGGGCTGCGAGCTTTCCGCGCGAGCCACGCAGCTGCAGCCTGCCCTTCCGGTTACCTGGCGGTCGTATGGAGCCACACTTTGCACCGCCGGGCGCTTCGATGAGGGCGACGCAGCGTACGACCGCTGCTGGCAGCTGACCACGCAGCCGCGGCACCCCGGTCGCACGCTGGAGGTGGCGGAGAGATTCCTGCCGGCGCAGCGGGACCTCTTGGAGAAATGGCTGACCCGCGCGCTGACGGATGCCGCGGCGTGGATGCCAATCTGCGCTGGGAGGGCCGAGTATATTCGCGCCCGAGCGCTCGAAGGGCTGGGTCGTTCAGATGCTGCCGCTGCCGCATACAGGCGCGCGCTTGCGTCCGATCAACTGAGCGATGAACACCGGCGGCATGCGCAGGACGCTTTGCGCTGCCTGGGAGACGCAGCGGGTGCGTCAGCACCCAACCAGCGCCGGCCAAAGGCGTGAGCCGATCCGGCGCCGCCGGGACGCGGCATGTATTCGGGGTAAGCAGCGATGCTGCGATCGGCGGGTAACTCGAAAAGCTTGTGATATGGTGGCGCCGATTGAAGTTATTACTGCGGCGGGTTTCGCTGCGGAGACCAAACCACCAACTGCTGCGCAGTCGAACGTGTCGCGCGACGGCAGTCAAACAACCTGGAAGCGAGGCCGGAAACTATGACAGGCCAGGGCATTGGATTCGGACTTATAGTTGTAGGCGCACTTTGCATCGTGCTCAATGCGCTCGGATCAGCCCGCTGGATTGGGTTGGTCATGATCGGTATTGGCGCGATAGTATACGCCCGGCCGACAAGCGTGGACGATCGAACCGCTTCATGCGCTCCTACCCGCCGCATGCAGCCGCCCTTGTTAAGATCAACGCGGCACAATGTGCTGGCTGCGGCTGCAGTCATATCCGCGATCGCCTTCGCCGGCTGTGCGCAGCCGGGTCCGAACGGCGGCGATTCACAAGGCACAGTGCCAATTGTCGCAAATCCAGGTCCGTCGTCACCGGCGCCATCGCCCGCT contains the following coding sequences:
- a CDS encoding tetratricopeptide repeat protein gives rise to the protein SKASAVTAIRRAAELAPDDPLAQRALCEMLARTGETAEARAAVERLLKTFPDQWETWSSAGHDLATYLDAPDWGCELSARATQLQPALPVTWRSYGATLCTAGRFDEGDAAYDRCWQLTTQPRHPGRTLEVAERFLPAQRDLLEKWLTRALTDAAAWMPICAGRAEYIRARALEGLGRSDAAAAAYRRALASDQLSDEHRRHAQDALRCLGDAAGASAPNQRRPKA